ggcggcttcaggcaAGTGTATGCACAAAaccatatttgcgcagtgaatgaggttgatttgcatgcatatcagcgcattgtactgtacatatTTGTGCACTCAGGGCCTCTTCACAtgtattcacccccccccctcccaccccccgatttaaaaggctctttttcacagaattgcgcggCGTATTGCACTTGTTCTTGCGTTATGCGCGTATTTGCATACCTCGCATAGACTTTTATGCGGTgcttggtacacaaatatgcaggaaaatagcgcaAATCCTAGGTTTTCCTGCTCATGCAAACGTAATGCAAAAGACATGCACAAATAAGTCCATCTGAAGCTGCCATTAGGGAAATATTACCATATTTACCTCTCCTCTCATCTATCCCCTCCCCTGATTGACTGTCACACTCagaaggtctcctctgtgtattccagccacatCCCTGCAGGGCAGCCCCATGTCTGATGCTCATGTTCtgtcaatacaaaaaaatatatatacttacctattcctccccaggcagtctactaaCCTGATCTTCACcgcaccgatcttctcctggctcctgcagtccctcgGGTCATGTCACCCAAGCTGGCCAGATCCTCTGCTTCCTGCTATGTAGTGTACATTGTtgacattctgcttcctgcaggtcagtgtacctggtcactagtgacataatgttcactgcctagcagggaatgccgaatcctcggcagTATGCTTTAGTGCACAGACGCGGGGTCTCACCGCTTTACATACTATATGAACTCTAGTAATGAGACCCcatgacctttgatgatgtcaccagaaggAGGCAGAGCATGTGGAGAAAGATCAGGGGCATATGATCGGGGACAGAGCATGTGGAGAAAGAGCACTAACTCTTTCTCCACCCCTGATCATccggagtgagttacatgctcagcccctaatcacatgatggtgatgccaTCTCAGATCCTTCTTCCGGAGGTCATCCTGAGTGAGTTATGCAAACCCCCAcggtctcagttgctatggaatagaacctgtgatgatgtcatcctcATGTGATGTGGGCGGAGCACGtaactcactcgggatgaaggacttttgatgatgtaatcgtcatgtgatcaggggcggagcatgtaactcactcactcacggactTTAGTAGTTTGATGAAATGAagcctgtaaaaaaaaagtgaagcatgggggatCCATAATGTTGTGGGCTGTTCTGCTGCCTCTGGGGTGGGAGGCTTGAACTTGTTTCAGGAATAATGAAATCGGAGAATTATCATGTGTTACAAAGTGTAAGAATAGGTTTGAATTGAACATACCAGGTCCTAGAGGCAGGATATGAACGAAAGCTCCCGGCCAGAAGAACACAATGGTTAAGAAGGTAAAAGGGACTGTTTTAAACTGGCCTGCAATGAGTCCTGGTCGTAATTCAATGGAAAATCTTTGGAAAGAGCAGAAAGAGGAACCAACATTCAGGGGCCGTGGTGGCCAAAGGATGTCCAACCGGGTATTGGGGAAGGTGCCTTTAATCCTCTCCTTGTCATATACTGCGGTGTATTCTTTTTAGAAATGACTGCATTTATAGTGATGGGGAAACTTTTCTGTTGACCCTATTTGGACATGACCTGAAACCCTTTAAAGACGCTGCCCAGTTTCgtacttaaaagggttttgccactacctgaggctggattcagacgaacgtatatcggctgggttttcacgcccagccgatatacgtcttctctctgcagggggggagcctggaagagcctggagcagtgctctgagctttcGCCCCCTCTCTgaccctctgcactgtttgcaatgaggagaggcgggacggggcggggctaactctctgaacttagtcccgccccgcctcctttcattgcaaatagtgcagaggggcaaagagggggtggagaggaggcagaaagggggcgggagctcagttcctgctcctggctcttccatcctcccccctgcaaatgaggacaccgtatatcggctcggcgtgaaaaccgagccgatatacggtcgtctgaatccaccctaaagttgcttcacaaccactttgtACTTCTTGGTACATATAATTATACAtatcattttttagtttttttaacggCATTCACTGTGCGGTATAAATGACATGTAAACTTTTTTGTACATGTTGGGATGattacaaaatgtgattgttctcagcaagagaaacgacgtaatcttgtagatatgataccttttaatggttaacaaaaatacatgatgtaataatagcgagctttcgtaccaacgcagggtacttcttccggcttaaatggattggatctgaagaggcatgcatatttatacacacttataacatacatacttatgacaaggcacagatatggatgggattggttcgcacttaaaaggaattctgcaaaccagaaaacaaacttttttttttttgtctgggcactgatagcggagtgaaagttttatggtccctaaattactgttgggggggggggggggggaggtcagcaggcttgaattgctacaagagatacacaaacatttttagctaaacactgataagggagtgaaagtttatggtccctgaattactgttgatgggggtcttatctgtataataaatgtctcacacttcccattcacgcataaatcctggggaataatttaacccagtattcagcgtgtcaaaggttgttatcaatttatactcccaaattcttctgtggttttgtgacttgaaaccgcccttcaatatcaaaactcacAGTGATACCAACATTATAtttctttaggtttttccactttttcacaaTATAACTCCtttttggcaatatatatatatatatttgcatcgctgcattcaaagatccatagcttttttatttttccatggacagagcattgtaaaagcttgtttttttacaggacaagctgcagcttttattggtagcatttcggggtacataagacttttttgATCATGAGCCATTGCAGCGGAAcgttggctgtcagtcacagctggcaccTCAAAACACAGACTATTGTAGGTAAAAAACAGAATTGTATCTCCTCCATGTTCCTCCGGGACATCAGGTTGTGACAGAGCGGCAGGAAAGGTTTCTGCTGTAACGCGcagctcccccccacccccatccagCTACAGACAATCATCCTTTTGCTCAGAATATTTCAGCACTGAGGACAGTAGCAGAGGCCCTGGGTTACCCCCAAACCTGAGACCCCCCTTTCCCCATCACCACACTGTGTCTAAAGTCAACACCACCTTTCTGTGCTAGCAGGTTTAATTCTCGTCAACCCCAAACCAGACCCCTAAATAAATTTGGACCCCAGACCAGACACATACTTGCCCTCCTCTCTCTCACGTTCTCTTCAGCTCTGAGCTCCTGGATCTAAAGAGGAGTCCAGGAGTGAAGAAGATTAGTATTAtcagccattatctattggattaaTGTAATAGATAATGGTCAattaacccattgcaatccaattttggattcagggtttcctagggggctttctctttctgccattatacaatggtgccatctgctggttacagccagtactgcagtatgggacatgctggagaggcccccgacaacagagcggccagtaatatacagtaagaataccctgctggacgttttccgacatcggagctgtacagccttcagtcagaatgtcttcagatgtcagacagtggattggagaggggtaaAAAGATAAAAGGTGAAGTGGTGCATCAGCTCAGGGCTGCAATCTGACATTTCTGTGCCGCAGAGAGCCATTACCGGAGGTGGGGAGAGACAGGGGGTCTTTGGGGAAGGGTGGTACTATGTAGGACACAAGGTGGCAAGGGCTCAATGTGGGGATAAGGGGGTAGAGGGAGACAGTTTTAGGGATGCTAAGGGGGAGaagcatgcagcacttttccttCCAACCAAAAGCTGGTCAGTTGACGGAACCATTCGGCCGCATGGTTTCCCCTTTCCCTGCTCCCCGGACAGAGCAGGAAAtcagaatccccagcgcaggtgtgCACGTCTTGCATCTACTTTGGCCACACCTGTAATTACCTTTAGGTAGTTTACAGAgcttatttgcgcatgaacaagtttGGAGATGGCAACAAAGAGGCTGTTACACacgtgtctgcgcatagtactgcaatttttgcgcatgcaatgcCAGTTCACATGTTTAATGCTCCCTTAAAATGGCTATGTAAAGCTAAATatgggccagctgtcttcttttaccAGCGTTGCCTGCagagtcacacccttccccttgattTTTCTTAACctgccataaacttctatggcagCTAGCTACATAAAACGCAGAATAATAGGGCAGGTCGTATTTTCTCCCGCATGCAGGAATTGCACGTCAGAAACACGTTCATgacaatgaatccattgaaatcaatgggttctattcaccacAATTTCCACGCGTGTAAAAACGTGCGCAAActcgttcgtctgtttaagcccttaaaatgTAACCAGGTTTCAATCATTGCTTTACTAGTACACGTGCTCGGTGATAAAACATCTCCTTTTAGCTACAAATCAATATTCATTGTTTATAATCTTAGCTAATATCATCTTGATTTAATATCTTAATATTTTGTTTAACCAGTCCAACTATTTTCTTGTATTCATTACTGTATTGTTTTTGTATCTTTACGTTTATTTTTCACTCTTACAGTCGCTGGTATATTACCTGGTGCATGTCCCTTTAAATCCAACCGTTATGGAAGATGATacttgatacaatgtaacaagtcAGTTTATACAAACTCTCCAGACTGTAGAAGTGGAAGCTTCCGTGTCAGATATCACATAATGTTACATCCTCCGGATTATTCTGCACGGATCACTTTTCATAAGCTGCATTAACGCGTCCGGTTCTGATTTTCCACTATTTGGTTTTCGGGCCAGAGTACAAGAAACCACAAAGTAAACAGGAACTCCCCGCTCCGTCTTCAGACACTTTACTGACCTGCATCCAAGAGGCTGCACAGTCCAGGAGCTGCTGTCTGGATGATGCACAGGATGCAGAGCTGGATCAGGGTGCTCCTATTCCTGGGGTGCTCCGTATTAGGTTCCAGCATCCCCCAGGAGGACGCCCTTACTAATGCAATTACTACTTGTAACAACAAGCTGAAAACAGACTTTGACTTCAAATTTTTGAACCCTCTGAAAAAAAATCCACAGGTAATTTAGAGACAATGTAGTATAATATGTTGTGTGTGTTATAGGTAAAAACATGAATGTTACATTTTTTGGAGGGGGTTTCTGCACAGGGAATTATCCCGGATCTATTACCGGTTGCTACTCCTATTTATTGTAGGTGACATGTAGCTAGGTGACTTACTGCTAATCCCCTGTAGTACAAAATATCAATATTAGTCAAGAGAATTATCACGTCTTAAAGGGTTCGTAAACCTGAAATTCTAAAGTTGGAGGAAGAGTTAGGAATATTAATAATGTCATTTTAACTCTTCTCTTTCTCATTTTCTCTCCGTAGAGCAATGGAGTGTTCTTTAAATATTCTTCATCATTTCAACGCCCAAGTAGCAACATTCAACGTATCTTTCCTTGGCTTTATAAACTTCCCAAATATCAATTTGTACTGACGACGGCGTGGAAGAAGCCGCTCGCAGAAACCAACAGTCTTAACCCAGAACTGGGAAACTCGAATGGCATGGTATGTTCTAACTATAAGACCAACCATAAAGCTTAATGCATACTAGATAGTGCCCATGTTATACCGGtagggtccatatcactatatacaagaagatgtataactataccgtgtgtatatatatatatatatatatatatatatatatatacacacacacatacacaggagatacccaagttataccagcatggttcaaatcactatatacaggaggatatataacttatagcagctgtacatatataattatatacagaagatacccaggctataccatcATAgcccatatcactgtatataaggagaggtataacttttatctgctgcacatatataattatatacagacgatacccaggttataccagtatgctccatatcactatagacagggagatgtataacttttatctgctgtacatatatatactggGTAGCCTAAAACTGTATACACACTTCAATAGTGGTTATCTGTATCCTTTTTAAAAATCTGAATGGAATTATGGGGGCAATGTGCAGTATTATCTTGCATCTAAAGATATCAGTAGTCGCATGATTGCTAAAGTCACCATATGGCTGTCAGGTGAGTCAAATAAAATGGCAGGGGCAATGCTGCTCATGCAGTAGTTTGCCAAATCATTGGATCTTAATGACATAATACAagatatgtataacttataccagctgtagatataaAATGATATAAGGAAGATATCCAAGTTATACCAGCGTGGTCCATATACAAGATGATATAGTATATACCACTGGGTAACTCAGGGGAATAGCTATGGTAGGACTGCAGTGGGGGTATGTGCCCCGGGtgcaatgaggaggaagggggggaatAGCCAAAGGAGGtatcagctgattgctgcaggGAAGCAGACGATGAGATATATTTAGGGCTAAAGGACCTTTGATGCGATGATAAGGTGATCAGTCATTTATAGGAGATCTGCTTGGAGTTGGGCCACAGGACTGCATGGTCACAGTACAGCAGAGAACTGTGCTGAAACTGTTTGGTGCGGTTTGCAAAACCATGCAACCAATAACAATCAATTTACAAACAGTGCAACATACTGTTAAATGCATATTTCAGCTGCATCACATCTGCCCAGATGTCACATTGTGGTGCGGTACCCTCAGATGTCCAGATCCCGACTCCACAAGGTAGGAATAGATTAGATAAAAATGGTTAGTCTTTGCACCGAGTTCAGGAAGACCCTGCTACACCTCTGGGTAACCTATGACAGTAGTAACGTATATGCCAGCTATACCTTCAACGATCAATGGTGGGATATCCTAGGGTTGGACACTGCATATACGAATATCAGTATATGCCAGTCAGAGATCTGCACTCTATATATACAATATGTGTTGTTTTATatattatcctaccaaaagtagtcgGACACTTAAGCAAACATCAAAAGTAGTAGTATTTCTTTACATATGCTAATaaatagtggggctcctttggccctaatgacatcagatactgtcCATGACATACTTTTTACTAACCTCCGATAAACTTCAGATGGTgttttcctccattcatcctgcaaacatcaggCAAGCTCTCTCAAAGAGGATGgatactgttcatatttcctgatctgACATTCTTGTTTGTCCTAAACATGTTCAGAAGGTTCGGGTCAAGACTCTGCAGGTCAATCCAATCCTGAAACATCCATACCCTCAAACTGATGTAAGGCAGCGTTGGAATTGTGACGAGGCACATTGTCATgtcggaagtatggccgaccattcccacaGTATTGCCACattatcagcagcacattattgtctagaatgtcaagctacacctccatgttcatggttcttgtcactacaatgaacggactgagaccatgccatatAAAACATAccaagaccataacggaacctctgctgtacttaactgttggcacaacacactgagTCAGATGTTCCCCAGGTATCCTCCACACCTAGTTATGTCCATCTgctttgaagatggagtagcatgttttgtcactccatagaatgttctcttattgctcaactgtccaatgatgacgctccttccACCACTGTAGATGGACTGatgcattttctttgagagaattcaacagatgtttgcaggatgaatggagggaaataccagctgaagtgtatcagatgttagtagaagtaTGTCATGGagggtatccaatgtcattacggCCAAACCAGGCCCaactaagtagtaacatatggaaaCTAATACTACTTTTGCttagtgtccaattacttttagtataACGTATAACATTAGAACAATCCGTATAATGAACACTTAGATCTTCTTGTTATTTCTTTCAGGTGATCAGAACATGTTCCGGCTACTTGACCAACCAGGAACCGATGAAGTACAAGGTTATTTGCAACAATGGTACAGATGAGGTGCGGTGCTCACTATCATTACGTCATTTTGTATCATTTTATTCTGTCTCTGCTTGAATTCTGGGGTGATGTGCAAAACCAAGTGTGAGAAAACTGGAGACGACACAATAATTCAATGCTGTTCGGCAGATGGCAGTGTTCTCCTAGGGCTGAGTATCAACCAGTCATCCCTATGCCCGCCAGCAGCCAGGTAACCCCTGGTCATGCCTGGAGCTTCCTGCACTACCCATACTTACTATGCAACCTAAATTTTGCAAGGAGGAAGAAAGTGATCAGACAGATATAGTTCCGTCTGGTGAACTTTGTGCCAAAGTGTCAACTTTCATGTGATGCTCAGTCTTCTGTGCAAATTCATGTCTTAATACTTCTTTCTCGAGTCCAGAGCTTAGTTATTCTGATACAGAATAGATATGAATTGGAGTTATGGACAGTGTATCAGATGTAATGCTCCATTTATATTGAATGAGAATCAAccgattctcatttgcccaagTAAATGAGCTGATGACGCCATCACTAACTCGTCCAGGATCGGGCAGCCAGTTCTCattgataattgtgcagtgtttcacattcAGTGCTTAAACAGCGCAATACGTACGTGAGACGGCGCTGATTttcatgccggctgaaactgaacgatgtgAAATGCgtgattctcattcgtcgtttggttgttggctcgcatttaggcCGAAGAATTATTTTTCAGTTTCGCTTGTTTGGACAATTTAGTGAAAAATGTCTTAATGCAGCATAAGTTATATGAGAAGATTAGGTCCCCTATAAAGAATGTCTAGATGTCTTCTCCACATCAGGATTTTGCAGTAGAACTGAATGGATCATGGCTTGTCAAGCTTTTTCTACTGCGGTAAACTAAGAGCAGCACAGTCGGAGGGATGTACATTAAATCAGAGATGGCAGCAGCAATCAGTGTATGATTACTCCTAAAGCTACGTCTGCTGCAATATGGTATTAACAACCAGGGGTGACCCTCATTAGAGAAGACCACCTCACAGATTGAGAAGAACTGGTCCAGAGAAAGACTGTGGGTGTAATTGGAGTCTAGCAGGAGATGGCCAATACTTGTCCTACAAATCTTTATGGGTACATAGATGACGTCTCTTAGGGTAAACTCACACGAGCattttatcgcggctattttgTCGCAATAAAATGTCGGCCGAagatcgcgaccatctgaagcagtggattccaatgcattcattcagatggtcgATTTTTAGCTACATCAGAACATCGCGACCGTGATAATAGGACATCACTGCCGAATACCCGGGCCGATGTTTTCACGTGGCTGAAAAAGATCTGGCTTTTATGgtagctgccagcaaagggaggggaaaggagtttagcagaagctagcgctgctaaactagGTCAGCTGCCTGTATTGAGCCAGCTGAGGCATTTATGCCAGCCGaaggaattctgggctgcggcCTTCTCTCGTTCATTCGTTTTTCGGCCACgttgcggccggccgaagagttGAGGTTGTCTGTAAAAAATCTGCACCCTAGGTTCACAATCATTCTGTAGAAAGACACATCCTATTTTTCCTCTGGTTTAGGAGACAAATGAGGAGACAAGCGAGGAGACAAGCATGGAGGTGACACCGATGACAACCAGCAGTTCAGAAGAGAGTTCAAGTTCCGAGTCGAATGAAGAGTCCTTGGACGACGACACTTGGGACATCTCCCGATGTCTTGGCTGCATATTTGGAATGATAAATGCACCAATGGgttgataatcatcatcatcgtaGAGCATTACAGGTCCTGTGGATGAACTGATCCCCCTATGGCTTATTGAGGGAGAATTCTGGATAATTGTGCGAATTCAGTATTTTTTCCTGTCCATTATAATATTTGGTTATTTCTCTTCCTGTAGTTTGTCTCCTGGGTGACCACCATTTGAGTACATTCAACTACAgaaagggtgtagtcaaaaagacgggTCCAGCGCTATATGTCAGGACTGAtgccctatattgaaataacaatggcGAACTTGAATAGggaggcatggatgtgctacatgatggtatggcacaaagtggatttcaattttgtgttgtggcccctgtaagattTAGAGCGTAAAACCCAACGGTAAAGTTGAAGAggagcatgtgagaagcagaaatccgctttctggGTTTTTAAGTCCTGCGGGACCGCAGCTATGATTGAAGTATACCTGATGTGAACTTTCCTGCTACGACAGGGGAGATCATACAGGAAGTCATCCACTgccgtctgcaggagattcaggtaccgatccacATAAGCAGAGGTCCAATGAGGTGATTGCGTCAAATTCCAACCACACGTTCATGCTGAAATTTGCAGATGTCTGACTAGGTTGTGCTCTTGCTAGTAATTTGTACCGCATCACACTGAATTGGCGCTTTGCCGTTCACTAACATGGTCCAACAATGATGGAATCACACTGGATTGAGTGGCTCCATTCATTTATCATAGCAGTAGGACGACACTGAACACCCCTTCCTTACAGTCATAGCAGAAGTCTCACGGGACTCAGACgcagaaagcagatttctgcttctcaaatGCTACGCTTCAGGTTTGCAAtttggtttaactttttttttttttttaacaggggccACAAAACTGAAATCtatgttctggggcccccagaGGCCCGAGCTACATACCATCGTGTAGTCCATTACAAGGACGCCATTGTTATTTCAGTACAGGACATCAGTACTGACATATAGCGCTAGATCAGGATTTTCAACTCCACCCTGTATAATGAAGTGGTCACACGATATGTCTGCTGTACGGTGGTctgtctctctttcccactcctGTAGAAGGTAGGATGAGCCATTTGTCCAAGAAATCCAAATTCACAAAGATTTATCCATCATCATCCTCAGTCTCATAATCTTTTATTTTACTGATcatggaagttaaaaaaaaaaaaaagtcccattcCGCCCCTCGCCTCGCTTGCAGCCCCAGAATATAATCAGATGAATCTAGCAAGCATGGCATGGGGGAACAGAGGGGTGAGATGTCCGGGTGTCTTTCTTCTCAGCTGTGCATAAACTCATCCTTGTGAGGATCTGGGAAGAAGTGGTGCAGCAGCTAGGACCTAGCACTACAACTTGGAGTGTTGCACTTTCACCCTTCCCCAGTCTTCCAACTATGACCCAttagaaggcaacattcctgcaaatcaatgtcaggccttttaacaagccttgtaccaATGACAGGGAGTATGAGCCAAACCAGGAGGTGCAGATAAACCACGTACAGACGGTTTTTGCGCTGATCAGTGTGCAGCAGCTAGGTGGCTGGCTGGGACCCTATACCATTCCTGACCCCCAGTGTAAGCCTCTCACCCAGCAACCAgtctgtctatacatgactatctTTTtcctctggagaagactctggcttctattcccagtcattgttacaaggcttggttaaccctttccaatccaatttgtatcctggttttcctagggggaggtttctctttttctgccgttatacaacggcgctatctgctggctaaagccagtactgcatgagatgacacgttggataggctttgacagcagagaggctggcaatatacagtaagagaaccccgatagacgtcttccaacatcagagctgtacagccttaaatcataatgtctttagatgtcagacagtggattggaaagggttaaagatcttCCATTGACTTGTGGGAATATTTCTATTCTTATATGGTAGGTGGCgcagcagagcagaaattcagctgcaggtgtgccacgGATACGGACGGCTTTCATGGGTTCTAATGGAagtctgcgggagccgtccgtgcgggaaacccgcagaaaatgaagcatgctgcgagtgATTTTCCGCACTTGCGATCTGCGCGGCTGGGAAAAATGACGTCTGCAGGTACTTacttacctgtgggtgtccaatgcatccctatgggcacggATCACATGTGCGGTACACCCGCACGGATTTACTAAATCAATttacctagtggacatgaggcctcggggattttgttttttaataaaaaagtGCTTTTCCACTAGAAATTTCATTTATTAAACAGAAATAAAATACAGCATATATATCGCCCTGACACACAGAACGATTCAAAGATATTCCACCTTCAATTTACAAAATAAGATAGTAACAGTGTTTAATAAACCTTTCAATTCTGTGCAAGAATACAATGTcctttatactccagtcacctcTAGAGCTGCATGCATAGTCCTGCAGGCTGCCAACTGGCTGCAgctagtcatgtgacctctcagcTCTGACTGTGTAACTGTATTCTGAGCCTCACAATGCACAGGAAACcttttgaatgcagctctggaggtgactggagcatAAGAAATAAAGATCAGTGCAGTAAAACATTCACACAACTACTCAATGTTACATGAACAATACACctagatgaagaagaaaaaaagaaaaagattttcCTTTTGACAATTTGGATGCGTTTTATTGGCGCTTCCAATTATTATTATAAGAGGAGGTCATGTGGACTGGTTCGGGATTTTGTACAGGTATTCAGCTTAGCTGCAAGTATGGATATTGGGAAGGAACCAAGTAagggggattttttttccccagtctcCATCTATAACAGGGCCATAAAACAGACATTCTGCAGAGGAAATCTGCCCCCATCCAGTAATGATTGGGAGGGGGCTAATAGAGAAGCTGCAGGATCCAGTGCCGAACTGTCTGTGGATGGTGGTGCGGGCATTACTGAGTAGACGGACAGAAAAGTGATGGGTATTatggttagggggggggggggggggggcagagccatCATCAAGCCTTCGGCCTCATCAGACTACAGGATACTCATGTCACAACCAGAGAAGCTCTTAAATATGGAAGGCTGCAGGTTCCACGGCTGGTTTGGCTTAGCAATACTAATGCAGCTGGTATACAGAGACTTGATCTTAGGCAATGCTCCACGGGGAAAAAAGCAAGCAAATAGTCTCATCCGAAAGGAAAAGATTGCAGCAAAA
This genomic window from Eleutherodactylus coqui strain aEleCoq1 chromosome 12, aEleCoq1.hap1, whole genome shotgun sequence contains:
- the LOC136587065 gene encoding uncharacterized protein; amino-acid sequence: MMHRMQSWIRVLLFLGCSVLGSSIPQEDALTNAITTCNNKLKTDFDFKFLNPLKKNPQSNGVFFKYSSSFQRPSSNIQRIFPWLYKLPKYQFVLTTAWKKPLAETNSLNPELGNSNGMVIRTCSGYLTNQEPMKYKVICNNGTDEETNEETSEETSMEVTPMTTSSSEESSSSESNEESLDDDTWDISRCLGCIFGMINAPMG